From one Rhizobium sp. CIAT894 genomic stretch:
- the gloB gene encoding hydroxyacylglutathione hydrolase, with amino-acid sequence MKPLELDVFLCRTDNFGVLVHDPETGFTAAIDAPEEAPILEAATRRGWRITHIFTTHHHTDHVAANLALKEQFGCEIIGPINEAIAIPGLDRTMADGDSFLFGDHTVDVIETPGHTAGHICYHFVDDKLLFAADTLFALGCGRLFERPAADMWHSLQKLAVLPDETAVYFGHEYTLSNARFALTVDPGNERLKSRAGEIEALRADGKFTIPTTLGLEKETNPFLRAADPAIRRNLLMEGKTNEEVFAEIRKRKDNF; translated from the coding sequence TTTTACCGCGGCGATCGACGCGCCGGAGGAAGCCCCGATCCTGGAAGCGGCGACACGCCGCGGCTGGAGGATCACCCATATCTTCACCACTCATCATCACACCGACCATGTCGCCGCCAACCTGGCGCTGAAGGAGCAGTTCGGCTGCGAGATCATCGGCCCGATCAACGAGGCCATCGCCATTCCCGGCCTCGACCGGACGATGGCCGATGGCGACAGCTTCCTTTTCGGCGATCACACGGTCGATGTCATCGAGACACCCGGCCACACCGCCGGCCACATCTGCTATCACTTCGTCGACGACAAGCTGCTCTTTGCCGCCGACACGCTGTTTGCGCTCGGCTGCGGCCGCCTGTTCGAACGCCCGGCCGCCGACATGTGGCATTCGCTGCAGAAACTTGCCGTGCTGCCGGATGAGACCGCGGTCTATTTCGGCCACGAATATACGCTCTCCAATGCTCGTTTCGCACTAACGGTCGATCCCGGCAATGAGCGGCTGAAGAGCCGTGCGGGTGAGATCGAGGCCTTGCGGGCCGATGGCAAGTTCACCATTCCGACGACGCTGGGGCTGGAGAAGGAAACCAATCCGTTCCTGCGCGCCGCCGATCCGGCGATCCGCCGCAATCTGCTGATGGAAGGCAAGACCAACGAAGAAGTCTTTGCCGAGATCCGCAAGCGCAAGGACAATTTCTGA
- a CDS encoding cupin domain-containing protein, translated as MSPEEIIRELGMQPHPEGGWYVQTFRDTMGGERGHSTAIYYLLTRGQRSHWHRVHDAAEVWHYYAGAPLSLHRSEDGTASETLTIGTNLPAGERPQAIVPANWWQSAESLGDFTLVGCTVAPGFEFSSFEMAPPGWKPGG; from the coding sequence ATGTCTCCCGAGGAGATCATCCGCGAACTCGGCATGCAGCCGCACCCGGAAGGCGGCTGGTATGTGCAGACCTTCCGCGACACTATGGGCGGAGAGCGCGGCCACTCGACGGCGATCTACTACCTCCTGACCAGGGGGCAGCGCTCGCACTGGCACCGCGTCCATGACGCCGCCGAGGTCTGGCATTATTACGCCGGCGCGCCGCTTTCGCTGCACCGCTCGGAAGACGGAACAGCAAGCGAGACGCTGACGATCGGAACGAACCTTCCCGCCGGCGAACGGCCGCAGGCGATCGTTCCCGCCAACTGGTGGCAATCGGCCGAAAGCCTCGGCGATTTCACCCTGGTCGGCTGCACCGTTGCGCCCGGCTTCGAATTTTCGAGCTTCGAGATGGCGCCGCCAGGCTGGAAGCCCGGCGGCTGA